A region of the Romboutsia hominis genome:
CCATATCTCTTATTATAGCTCCAGGCTCTATACGAGCATGTTCATGAAGGTAGTTGTATATAGGTATAGCAGAGTTCCTTCTATCATACTCAATATATATATCGTTTATAAGATTTTCCTTACCTTTTAGAAAATCATTTATTGTATCATAGTCACCAATAAGTATATAAGAACCATTAGAACCAAATACTTTAAATTCCTTAGCTTCTTTGAAGCTGATAAGATTAGTATTTATATAAACCTTAACAGGTGTTATTTTTTTTGATTCTTTTATATATTTGGCTATTTCATAAGCATCGTTTAAATTTATCATTAGTTACCTCCATAGATTAACTTAGTAAATTATCCATATTATAATACCCAGGACTTTGGTTAACTAAAAATTTAGCAGCAGTTATAGAGCCTTTAGCAAAGATATCCTTAGATTGAGCTATATGTTTTAACTCTACAACTTCATCATGACCTGCATATATGACATTATGCTCACCAACAATAGTCCCACCTCTAATAGCGTGTATTCCTATTTCATTTTCACTTCTTTTCGCCTCGCGGCCATATCTTCCATAATTATATTCAATACTAGGTAGTACATCTTTTATTGCATTAGCAATCATAATAGCAGTACCACTTGGTGCATCAACTTTTTTATTATGATGTTTTTCTATTACTTCAATATCAAAACCATTTAACACTTTAGTAGCTTCTCTTACTAATTTTAATAAAACATTAACTCCTAAGGACATATTAGAAGAGTGGAAAATAGGAATTATATTAGAGGCATCTTTTATTTTATTTAACTCTTCTTCATTATATCCAGTAGTAGCAATAACCAAAGGGGTTTTAGTATTTAAAGCATAAGATAAAACATTATCTAAAGCTAAGTGATGAGAAAAATCTATTATTACATCACCTTTTTTAGAAATATCAGACATAGTAGAGAAAACGTTAAAAGATGTTTTTTCTTTTTGGCTAGGAGATACTCCACAAACTAATTCTAAATCAGGATCTTGTTCTATACATTTAGTTAAAACTCTACCCATTTTTCCAAAGCATCCATTAACTATAACTTTTAGCATGATTTTTCTCCTAATGATAATCCTTGATTTTTTAATTCTTGTTTTAAAACTTCTAAGTTTTTATCTTCCATTTCAGCTAGAGGTAGTCTTAAATTTCCAACATTAAATCCAAGTAAATTCATAGCAGTTTTAACAGGTATAGGATTAACTTCTATAAATAAAGCATCTATTAAAGGCTTTAATTTAAGTTGTAATTCTCTAGATCCTTTTATATCTCCTTCTAAGAATTTATAAACTAAATCATGAGTTTCTTTAGGACAAACATTAGCAAGAACAGATATTACTCCATGACCTCCAACTGATAATAATTGAATTATACTATCATCATTTCCTGAATAAATAGCAAAGTCATCTGGAACTAATCTAGCTATTTCTCCAACTTGAGATAAATCTCCACTAGCTTCTTTTATAGCAACTATATTATCTATTTTAGCAAGTTCTGCTACTAAGCTAGGTTTCATATTCATAGATGTTCTTCCCGGAACATTGTACATAATTATAGGAAGATTTACGCTTTTAGCTATAGTTTCAAAATGAAGCTTAAGACCATTTTGGTTAGCTTTATTGTAGTAAGGTGTTATAACTAATAATCCATCAGCTCCAAGTCTTTCAGCTTCTTGACTTAAATAAATAGAATGTGCAGTGTTATTTGAGCCAGTTCCAGCTATAACAGGTATTCTTTTATTAACTTTATCAACAGTATATTTTATAACAGCAAGCTGTTCTTCATCGCTCATAGTAGTGGATTCCCCTGTAGTTCCACAAACAAGTATTGCATCAGTATTATTCTCTATGTGATATTCAATTAATTTTCCAAGAGTCTCAAAATCTACACCATTTTCATCAAAAGGTGTAACTAAAGCAACTGCAGAACCTTTAAATAACATATACAAAACCCCTTTATATAAGAATTTACCTAATTAGGTATTAAAGTATTAAACTAAATCACAAGCAACTAATAATTCTGCTATTTGAACAGTATTAGTAGCAGCACCTTTTCTGATATTATCGGCAACTACCCATATATTTACTCCACTATCTACACTAAAATCTCTTCTTATTCTTCCAACGAAAACTTCATCACGACCAGTAGAATCTACTGTAGTAGGATATTTATTTTCT
Encoded here:
- the dapB gene encoding 4-hydroxy-tetrahydrodipicolinate reductase, which encodes MLKVIVNGCFGKMGRVLTKCIEQDPDLELVCGVSPSQKEKTSFNVFSTMSDISKKGDVIIDFSHHLALDNVLSYALNTKTPLVIATTGYNEEELNKIKDASNIIPIFHSSNMSLGVNVLLKLVREATKVLNGFDIEVIEKHHNKKVDAPSGTAIMIANAIKDVLPSIEYNYGRYGREAKRSENEIGIHAIRGGTIVGEHNVIYAGHDEVVELKHIAQSKDIFAKGSITAAKFLVNQSPGYYNMDNLLS
- the dapA gene encoding 4-hydroxy-tetrahydrodipicolinate synthase — translated: MLFKGSAVALVTPFDENGVDFETLGKLIEYHIENNTDAILVCGTTGESTTMSDEEQLAVIKYTVDKVNKRIPVIAGTGSNNTAHSIYLSQEAERLGADGLLVITPYYNKANQNGLKLHFETIAKSVNLPIIMYNVPGRTSMNMKPSLVAELAKIDNIVAIKEASGDLSQVGEIARLVPDDFAIYSGNDDSIIQLLSVGGHGVISVLANVCPKETHDLVYKFLEGDIKGSRELQLKLKPLIDALFIEVNPIPVKTAMNLLGFNVGNLRLPLAEMEDKNLEVLKQELKNQGLSLGEKSC